One window of Fusobacterium polymorphum genomic DNA carries:
- a CDS encoding glutamate racemase, with protein MNNPIAVFDAGLGSYAIVEAIKKAYPQQDIIYFADRRSFPYGAKTTEELKNIIENSIDFLLKKGASFIILASNAPSITVLDKIKKKDKVIGIYPPLKDVINDKKKNTLIIGAKVMIDSPELQEYIKKEVGDFYKQFHVENASPLIQLIESGDFINNVEETEKTIKNFIDNCENKFGKLDSITLSSTHLPWLSSYFKKIIPQAKLYDPADSLVKAIRPYITTGEGKVYSIISESEKYPAKDFLKILDILKIKLDYEII; from the coding sequence ATGAATAATCCTATTGCTGTTTTTGATGCTGGACTTGGTAGTTATGCAATTGTTGAAGCTATAAAAAAAGCTTATCCTCAGCAAGATATAATTTATTTTGCTGACAGGAGAAGCTTCCCTTATGGTGCAAAAACAACTGAAGAATTAAAAAATATTATTGAAAATTCTATTGATTTTCTTTTAAAGAAAGGTGCTAGTTTTATTATACTTGCTTCAAATGCTCCAAGTATAACTGTTCTTGATAAAATAAAAAAGAAGGATAAAGTTATTGGAATATATCCTCCACTTAAAGATGTTATAAATGATAAAAAGAAAAATACACTTATCATTGGTGCTAAAGTGATGATTGATAGTCCTGAATTACAAGAATATATAAAAAAAGAAGTTGGAGATTTCTATAAACAATTTCATGTAGAAAATGCTTCACCTTTAATTCAACTTATTGAAAGTGGAGATTTTATAAATAATGTAGAAGAAACAGAAAAGACTATAAAAAATTTTATTGATAATTGTGAGAATAAATTTGGTAAATTAGATTCAATAACTCTTAGTAGTACACATTTACCTTGGCTTTCTTCTTATTTTAAAAAAATTATTCCACAGGCTAAATTATATGATCCTGCTGATAGTTTGGTAAAAGCAATAAGACCTTATATTACTACTGGAGAAGGAAAGGTTTATTCAATAATTTCTGAATCTGAAAAATATCCAGCTAAAGATTTTTTAAAAATTTTAGATATTTTAAAAATTAAACTTGATTATGAAATTATATAG
- the rplS gene encoding 50S ribosomal protein L19 yields MKEKLIELVEKEYLRSDIPQFKAGDTIGVYYKVKEGNKERVQLFEGVVIRVNGGGVAKTFTVRKVTAGIGVERIIPVNSPNIDRIEVLKVGRVRRSKLYYLRGLSAKKARIKEIVK; encoded by the coding sequence ATGAAAGAAAAATTAATTGAATTAGTTGAAAAAGAATATCTAAGAAGTGATATTCCACAATTCAAAGCAGGAGACACTATTGGAGTGTACTACAAAGTAAAAGAAGGAAACAAAGAAAGAGTTCAATTATTTGAAGGAGTTGTAATCAGAGTAAATGGTGGAGGAGTTGCAAAAACTTTCACTGTAAGAAAAGTTACAGCAGGAATTGGAGTAGAAAGAATAATCCCTGTTAATTCTCCAAATATTGACAGAATTGAAGTTCTAAAAGTTGGTAGAGTAAGAAGATCTAAACTTTACTACTTAAGAGGATTATCTGCTAAAAAAGCAAGAATCAAAGAAATAGTAAAATAA
- a CDS encoding KAP family P-loop NTPase fold protein has product MKKGFTDSPAVQDSFNISKYINGLVNFIKSCNTPMTIAVQGDWGTGKTSIMTMIKNELRNLKNLNLVWFNTWQFSQFNLGDKLPLTMLNKLVNEVSSNKESENFKYIKKAMVGVADAILGHISGGAIEVSSFLDNEENLFEAIERLKESFQKLVNEKAGDEGRVIIFIDDLDRIEPERAVELLEVLKIFLDCEKCIFVLAIDYSVVTRGVKVKYGNDFSEGKGKSFFDKIIQVPFKMPVGSYDISLYVKKCFEDIGMEVEVETLPQYINLIKYSIGNNPRSMKRLFNSFLLLSNISDSEILEDSLNRQILFALLCMQSSYELMYNYIIEKRLDLDGEFFNELKNEKNDIFKKIEMNEKEISQFTRFMENFYNLLDKDGDGEINKEDEMEVFRKVLNFSTVTSSSAEVEENEDSILRDYRFKNRNIARTIKTKLNKGFKVDFGETYKKKGIEISNWWIFRANTFSKGANPLNLEEKFGVEFVFKPNIEK; this is encoded by the coding sequence ATGAAAAAAGGTTTTACTGATAGCCCAGCAGTTCAAGATAGTTTTAATATTTCTAAGTACATAAATGGCTTAGTGAATTTTATTAAAAGTTGTAATACACCAATGACAATAGCAGTTCAAGGGGATTGGGGAACAGGAAAAACAAGTATTATGACAATGATAAAAAATGAATTAAGAAACTTGAAGAACTTAAATTTAGTATGGTTTAATACTTGGCAGTTCTCCCAGTTTAACTTAGGAGACAAATTACCTTTAACTATGCTTAATAAGTTAGTAAATGAAGTGAGTAGCAATAAAGAATCAGAAAACTTTAAGTATATCAAAAAAGCAATGGTAGGGGTAGCAGATGCCATTTTAGGACATATATCGGGTGGAGCAATTGAAGTTTCAAGCTTTTTAGATAATGAAGAAAATTTATTTGAGGCTATTGAAAGGTTAAAAGAATCATTCCAGAAGTTAGTAAATGAAAAGGCTGGAGATGAAGGAAGAGTAATTATTTTTATTGATGATTTGGATAGGATTGAGCCTGAAAGAGCTGTTGAATTATTAGAAGTTTTAAAAATATTTTTAGATTGTGAAAAATGTATATTTGTTCTTGCAATAGACTACAGTGTTGTAACAAGGGGAGTAAAAGTAAAATATGGTAATGATTTTAGTGAGGGTAAAGGGAAGAGCTTTTTTGATAAAATAATTCAAGTTCCTTTTAAAATGCCAGTAGGAAGTTATGACATAAGTCTATATGTAAAAAAATGCTTTGAAGATATAGGAATGGAAGTAGAGGTGGAAACATTACCTCAATACATAAATTTAATAAAATATTCTATTGGAAATAATCCAAGAAGCATGAAAAGACTTTTTAATTCTTTTTTACTACTTTCTAATATATCAGATAGTGAAATTTTAGAAGATAGTTTAAATAGACAAATTTTATTTGCACTTTTATGTATGCAAAGTAGCTATGAACTAATGTATAATTATATAATAGAAAAGCGTTTAGATTTAGATGGAGAATTTTTTAATGAGTTAAAAAATGAGAAAAATGACATTTTTAAAAAAATAGAAATGAATGAAAAAGAAATCTCACAGTTTACGAGATTTATGGAAAATTTTTATAATTTATTAGATAAAGATGGAGATGGTGAAATAAATAAGGAAGATGAAATGGAAGTATTTAGAAAAGTTCTAAATTTTTCTACTGTCACTTCATCAAGTGCCGAGGTTGAAGAGAATGAAGATAGCATATTAAGAGACTATCGTTTTAAAAATAGAAATATTGCTCGTACAATTAAAACAAAATTAAATAAAGGTTTTAAAGTTGACTTTGGTGAAACCTATAAAAAAAAGGGAATAGAAATATCAAATTGGTGGATTTTTAGAGCAAATACTTTTTCAAAGGGAGCTAATCCTTTGAATTTAGAAGAAAAATTTGGAGTTGAATTTGTATTTAAGCCTAATATAGAAAAATAA
- the pyrE gene encoding orotate phosphoribosyltransferase has translation MLDREIINALLDIKAVELRVDKENWFTWASGIKSPIYCDNRLTMSYPKIRKQIAEGFVKKIKELYPNVDYIVGTATAGIPHAAWISDIMELPMLYVRGSAKDHGKTNQIEGKYEKGKKVVVIEDLISTGKSSVLAAQALQEEGLEVLGVIAIFSYNLNKAKEKFDEAKIPFSTLTNYDVLLELAKETGLIGDKENQILVDWRNNL, from the coding sequence ATGTTGGATAGAGAAATAATAAATGCATTGTTAGATATTAAAGCTGTTGAATTAAGAGTGGATAAAGAAAATTGGTTTACTTGGGCATCTGGAATAAAATCACCAATATACTGTGACAATAGACTTACTATGTCATATCCTAAAATAAGAAAACAAATAGCAGAAGGTTTTGTTAAAAAGATAAAAGAACTATATCCTAATGTTGACTATATAGTTGGAACAGCTACAGCTGGTATTCCACATGCTGCTTGGATAAGTGATATAATGGAATTACCTATGCTGTATGTTAGAGGTTCTGCTAAAGACCATGGAAAAACTAACCAAATAGAAGGTAAATATGAAAAAGGTAAAAAAGTTGTGGTAATAGAAGATTTAATTTCAACTGGGAAATCTTCTGTTTTAGCAGCACAAGCTTTACAAGAAGAAGGTTTAGAAGTTTTAGGAGTAATTGCAATATTTAGTTATAATTTAAATAAAGCAAAAGAAAAATTTGATGAAGCTAAAATACCTTTCTCAACTCTTACAAACTATGATGTATTGTTAGAACTTGCAAAAGAAACAGGGCTTATTGGAGATAAGGAAAATCAAATTTTAGTTGACTGGAGAAATAATCTATAA
- the carB gene encoding carbamoyl-phosphate synthase large subunit — protein MPKRKDIKTILVIGSGPIIIGQAAEFDYAGTQACLSLREEGYEVILVNSNPATIMTDKEIADKVYIEPLTVEFLSKIIRKERPDALLPTLGGQVALNLAVSLHESGVLDECGVEILGTKLTSIKQAEDRELFRDLMNELNEPVPDSAIVHTLEEAEKFVKEIGYPVIVRPAFTMGGTGGGICYNDEDLQEIVPNGLNYSPVHQCLLEKSIAGYKEIEYEVMRDSNDTAIVVCNMENIDPVGIHTGDSIVVAPSQTLTDREHHMLRDVSLKIIRALKIEGGCNVQIALDPDSFKYYIIEVNPRVSRSSALASKATGYPIAKIAAKIAVGMTLDEIINPVTNSSYACFEPAIDYVVTKIPRFPFDKFGDGDRYLGTQMKATGEVMAIGRTLEESLLKAIRSLEYGVHHLGLPNGEEFSLEKIIKRIKLAGDERLFFIGEALRRDVSIEEIHEYTKIDLFFLNKMKNIIDLEHLLKDNKGNIELLRKVKTFGFSDRVIAHRWEMTETEITELRHKHNIRPVYKMVDTCAAEFDSNTPYFYSTYEFENESTRSDKEKIVVLGSGPIRIGQGIEFDYATVHAIMAIKKLGYEAIVINNNPETVSTDFSISDKLYFEPLTQEDVMEILDLEKPLGVVVQFGGQTAINLADKLVKNGIQILGSSLDSIDTAEDRDRFEKLLVDLKIPQPLGKTAFDVETALKNANEIGYPVLVRPSYVLGGRAMEIVYNDEDLKKYMEKAVHINPEHPVLIDRYLIGKEIEVDAISDGENTFIPGIMEHIERAGVHSGDSISIYPPQSLSEKEIETLIDYTKKLASGLKVKGLINIQYVVSKGEIYVLEVNPRASRTVPFLSKVTGVPVANIAMQCILGKKLRDLGFTKDIADIGNFVSVKVPVFSFQKLKNVDTTLGPEMKSTGEVIGTDVNLEKALYKGLTAAGIKIKDYGRVLFTIDDKNKEAALNLAKGFSDVGFSILATEGTGTYFEGHGLKVKKVGKIDNSNYSVLDAIQNGDVDIVINTTTKGKSSEKDGFKIRRKATEHGVICFTSLDTANALLKVIESMSFRVKSL, from the coding sequence ATGCCAAAAAGAAAAGATATAAAAACTATACTTGTAATAGGTTCTGGACCAATAATAATAGGACAAGCTGCTGAATTTGACTATGCAGGAACACAGGCTTGCTTATCTTTAAGAGAAGAAGGATATGAAGTAATACTTGTAAACTCAAACCCTGCAACAATTATGACAGATAAAGAAATTGCAGACAAGGTATATATAGAGCCATTGACTGTGGAATTTTTATCAAAGATAATAAGAAAAGAAAGACCTGATGCACTTTTACCAACTTTAGGAGGGCAAGTTGCATTAAACTTAGCAGTTTCTTTACATGAAAGTGGAGTTTTGGATGAATGTGGAGTTGAAATTTTAGGAACAAAACTAACTTCAATAAAACAAGCAGAAGATAGAGAATTGTTTAGAGATTTAATGAATGAATTAAATGAGCCTGTACCTGACTCTGCAATAGTTCACACATTGGAAGAAGCTGAAAAATTTGTAAAAGAAATAGGTTATCCTGTTATAGTAAGACCTGCATTTACAATGGGAGGAACAGGAGGAGGAATTTGTTACAATGATGAAGATTTACAAGAAATTGTACCAAATGGATTAAATTATTCACCTGTTCATCAATGTTTGCTTGAAAAATCAATAGCAGGATATAAGGAAATAGAATATGAAGTTATGAGAGATAGCAATGATACTGCAATAGTTGTGTGTAATATGGAAAATATTGACCCTGTTGGAATACATACAGGAGACTCAATAGTTGTTGCACCTTCTCAAACTTTGACAGATAGAGAACATCATATGTTAAGAGATGTTTCTTTAAAAATTATAAGAGCATTAAAAATTGAAGGTGGATGTAATGTTCAAATAGCACTTGACCCTGACTCTTTCAAATACTATATAATTGAAGTAAACCCAAGAGTTTCTCGTTCATCAGCACTTGCTTCAAAGGCAACTGGTTATCCAATAGCAAAGATAGCTGCAAAGATAGCAGTTGGAATGACTTTAGATGAAATTATAAACCCAGTTACTAACTCATCTTATGCTTGTTTTGAACCAGCAATAGATTATGTTGTAACAAAAATTCCAAGATTCCCCTTCGATAAATTTGGAGATGGAGATAGATATCTAGGAACTCAAATGAAAGCAACAGGGGAAGTTATGGCAATAGGTAGAACTTTAGAAGAATCTTTACTTAAAGCTATAAGATCACTTGAATATGGAGTACATCACTTAGGTTTACCTAATGGAGAAGAATTCTCATTAGAAAAGATAATTAAAAGAATTAAATTAGCTGGAGATGAAAGATTATTCTTTATAGGTGAAGCACTAAGAAGAGATGTAAGTATAGAAGAAATTCATGAATATACAAAAATAGATTTATTCTTCTTAAATAAAATGAAGAATATAATAGATTTAGAACATCTATTAAAAGATAACAAAGGAAATATAGAACTTTTAAGAAAAGTTAAAACTTTTGGTTTCTCTGATAGAGTTATAGCTCATAGATGGGAAATGACTGAGACAGAAATAACAGAATTAAGACATAAACATAACATAAGACCTGTATATAAAATGGTTGATACTTGTGCTGCTGAATTTGATTCTAATACTCCATATTTTTATTCAACTTATGAATTTGAAAATGAATCAACAAGAAGTGATAAAGAAAAAATAGTTGTTCTTGGTTCAGGACCTATAAGAATAGGACAAGGAATAGAATTTGACTATGCAACAGTACATGCTATTATGGCAATTAAAAAATTAGGTTATGAAGCAATAGTAATAAATAATAACCCTGAAACTGTATCAACAGATTTTTCAATCTCAGATAAATTATATTTTGAACCTTTAACACAAGAAGATGTTATGGAAATCTTAGATTTAGAAAAGCCATTAGGAGTTGTTGTACAATTTGGAGGACAAACTGCAATTAACCTAGCTGATAAATTAGTTAAAAATGGAATACAAATTTTAGGAAGTTCTCTTGATTCAATAGATACAGCTGAAGATAGAGATAGATTTGAAAAATTACTTGTAGATTTAAAGATTCCTCAACCATTAGGAAAGACTGCTTTTGATGTAGAAACTGCCTTAAAGAATGCAAATGAAATTGGATATCCTGTATTGGTTAGACCATCTTATGTATTAGGTGGTAGAGCTATGGAAATAGTATATAATGATGAAGATTTAAAGAAATATATGGAAAAGGCAGTACATATAAATCCTGAACATCCAGTATTAATTGATAGATATTTGATAGGTAAGGAAATAGAAGTTGATGCTATATCTGATGGAGAAAATACTTTTATACCTGGAATAATGGAACATATTGAAAGAGCAGGAGTACACAGTGGAGACTCTATCTCAATATATCCTCCTCAAAGTTTATCAGAAAAAGAAATTGAAACTTTGATAGATTATACCAAAAAATTGGCTAGTGGTTTAAAAGTTAAAGGGCTTATCAATATTCAATATGTTGTAAGTAAAGGAGAAATCTATGTACTTGAAGTAAATCCAAGAGCTTCAAGAACAGTGCCATTCTTAAGTAAGGTTACAGGAGTTCCTGTTGCAAATATAGCTATGCAATGTATTTTAGGTAAAAAATTAAGAGATTTAGGATTTACAAAAGATATTGCAGATATAGGAAACTTTGTTTCTGTTAAAGTGCCTGTATTTAGTTTCCAAAAATTAAAAAATGTTGATACAACATTAGGACCTGAAATGAAATCAACAGGAGAAGTTATAGGAACAGATGTAAATTTAGAAAAGGCATTATATAAAGGACTTACTGCTGCTGGAATAAAAATTAAAGATTATGGTAGAGTTTTATTTACAATAGATGATAAAAATAAAGAAGCTGCTTTAAATCTTGCAAAAGGATTTTCTGATGTAGGATTCTCAATTTTAGCAACAGAAGGAACAGGAACATATTTTGAAGGACATGGGCTAAAAGTTAAAAAGGTTGGAAAAATAGATAATTCAAATTACAGTGTCTTAGATGCAATACAAAATGGAGATGTAGATATAGTTATAAATACTACAACAAAAGGTAAATCTAGTGAAAAAGATGGATTTAAAATCAGAAGAAAAGCTACTGAACATGGAGTAATCTGTTTCACTTCACTAGATACTGCAAATGCACTATTAAAAGTAATTGAATCAATGTCTTTTAGAGTAAAAAGTCTATAA
- the carA gene encoding glutamine-hydrolyzing carbamoyl-phosphate synthase small subunit, with protein sequence MYNRQLILEDGTVYKGYAFGADVENVGEVVFNTSMTGYQEILSDPSYNGQIVTLTYPLVGNYGINRDDFESMKPCIKGMIVKEVCTTPSNFRSEKTLDEALKDFGIPGIYGIDTRALTRKLRSKGVVKGCLVSMDKNVDEVIAELKKTVLPTNQIEQVSSKSISPALGRGRRVVLVDLGMKIGIVRELVSRGCDVIVVPYNTTAEEVLRLEPDGVMLTNGPGDPEDAKESIEMIKGIIDKVTIFGICMGHQLVSLACGAKTYKLKFGHRGGNHPVKNILTGRVDITSQNHGYAVDIDSLKDTDLELTHIAINDRSCEGVRHKKYPVFTVQFHPEAAAGPHDTSYLFDEFIKNIDKNMK encoded by the coding sequence ATGTACAACAGACAATTAATTTTAGAAGATGGAACTGTCTATAAAGGTTATGCCTTTGGAGCTGATGTAGAAAATGTAGGAGAAGTAGTTTTTAATACTTCAATGACAGGTTATCAAGAAATTTTGTCAGACCCTTCATACAATGGACAAATAGTTACATTGACTTATCCACTTGTTGGAAACTATGGAATCAATCGTGATGATTTCGAGTCAATGAAACCATGTATAAAAGGAATGATAGTTAAAGAAGTGTGTACAACACCTTCAAATTTTAGAAGTGAAAAAACTCTTGATGAGGCTTTAAAAGATTTTGGAATACCAGGAATTTATGGAATAGATACGAGAGCATTGACAAGAAAACTTCGTTCAAAAGGAGTTGTAAAAGGTTGTCTTGTTTCAATGGATAAAAATGTTGATGAAGTTATAGCAGAATTGAAAAAAACTGTATTACCTACTAATCAAATTGAACAAGTTTCATCAAAGTCTATATCTCCTGCTTTAGGAAGAGGTAGAAGAGTTGTATTGGTTGACTTAGGAATGAAAATAGGAATAGTTAGAGAATTGGTGTCAAGAGGATGTGATGTAATAGTAGTTCCTTATAATACAACTGCAGAGGAAGTTTTAAGATTAGAACCAGATGGAGTAATGCTTACTAATGGACCTGGTGACCCAGAAGATGCAAAAGAAAGTATTGAAATGATAAAAGGAATTATTGATAAGGTAACTATTTTTGGAATCTGTATGGGACATCAATTAGTTTCTCTTGCTTGTGGAGCAAAAACATATAAATTAAAGTTTGGGCATAGAGGAGGAAATCATCCTGTTAAAAATATCTTAACTGGTAGAGTTGATATAACATCTCAAAATCATGGATATGCAGTTGATATAGATTCATTAAAGGATACAGATTTAGAGCTTACTCATATAGCAATAAATGACAGAAGTTGTGAAGGAGTAAGACATAAAAAATATCCAGTGTTCACTGTGCAATTCCACCCAGAAGCAGCAGCTGGACCACATGACACAAGTTATTTATTTGATGAATTTATAAAGAATATTGATAAGAATATGAAATAA
- a CDS encoding dihydroorotase translates to MLLKNCKILKNGKFKKVDILIKDDKIEKISENIDVTDENTIDVKDRFVTAGFIDAHVHWREPGFSKKETVYTASRAAARGGFTTVMTMPNLNPVPDSVETLNKQLEIIKNDSVIRAIPYGAITKEEYGRELSDMEDIADKVFAFTDDGRGVQSANVMYEAMLMGSKLNKAIVAHCEDNSLIRGGAMHEGKRSAELGIKGIPSICESTQIARDILLAEAANCHYHVCHISAKESVRAVREGKKNNIRVTCEVTPHHLLSCDEDIKEDNGMWKMNPPLRGREDRNALIAGVLDGTIDIIATDHAPHTMEEKIRGIEKSSFGIVGSETAFTQLYTKFVKTDIFSLEMLVKLMSENVAKIFNLPYGKLEENSFADIVVIDLEKEITINPEEFLSKGRNTPYANEKVNGIPVLTISNGKIAYIDKEEINL, encoded by the coding sequence ATGCTATTAAAAAATTGTAAGATTTTAAAGAATGGTAAATTTAAAAAAGTAGATATTTTAATAAAAGATGATAAAATTGAAAAAATTTCAGAAAATATAGATGTTACAGATGAAAATACAATAGATGTAAAAGATAGATTTGTAACAGCAGGTTTTATAGATGCTCATGTTCATTGGAGAGAACCTGGATTTTCAAAAAAAGAAACAGTTTATACAGCTTCAAGAGCAGCAGCAAGAGGAGGATTTACAACAGTCATGACTATGCCTAACTTAAATCCTGTTCCTGATAGTGTGGAAACTTTAAATAAACAATTAGAAATTATAAAAAATGATTCTGTTATTAGAGCTATTCCTTATGGAGCAATAACAAAAGAAGAATATGGTAGAGAACTTTCAGATATGGAAGACATAGCAGATAAAGTATTTGCCTTTACTGATGATGGTAGAGGAGTTCAAAGTGCCAATGTTATGTATGAAGCGATGCTTATGGGTTCTAAATTAAATAAAGCTATAGTTGCACACTGCGAAGATAACTCTTTAATAAGAGGAGGGGCAATGCATGAAGGGAAAAGAAGTGCAGAACTTGGTATAAAAGGTATACCTTCAATATGTGAATCAACTCAAATAGCAAGAGATATACTTTTAGCAGAAGCAGCGAATTGCCATTATCATGTATGTCATATATCAGCTAAGGAATCAGTTAGAGCAGTAAGAGAAGGAAAAAAGAATAATATAAGAGTAACTTGTGAAGTTACACCACACCACTTATTAAGTTGTGATGAAGATATAAAAGAAGATAATGGAATGTGGAAGATGAACCCTCCTTTAAGAGGAAGAGAAGATAGAAATGCTTTAATAGCAGGAGTTTTAGATGGAACAATAGATATTATTGCAACTGACCATGCACCACATACTATGGAAGAAAAAATAAGAGGAATAGAAAAATCTTCATTTGGTATAGTTGGTTCAGAAACAGCTTTTACACAACTTTATACAAAGTTTGTTAAAACTGATATATTCTCTTTGGAAATGTTAGTTAAGTTAATGTCAGAAAATGTCGCTAAAATATTTAACTTACCTTATGGAAAATTAGAGGAAAATTCTTTTGCAGATATAGTTGTAATAGATTTAGAAAAAGAAATAACAATTAATCCAGAAGAGTTTTTAAGTAAAGGAAGAAATACACCTTATGCTAATGAAAAAGTAAATGGAATTCCTGTTTTAACTATAAGTAATGGAAAGATTGCTTATATAGATAAAGAAGAAATTAATTTATAA
- a CDS encoding aspartate carbamoyltransferase catalytic subunit — MKNLLSMEDLTNEEILSLVKRALELKKGVENKKRNDLFVANLFFENSTRTKKSFEVAEKKLNLNVIDFEVSTSSVQKGETLYDTCKTLEMIGINMLVIRHSENEYYKQLENLKIPIINGGDGSGEHPSQCLLDIMTIYETYGKFDGLNIIIAGDIKNSRVARSNKKALTRLGAKVSFVAPEIWKDESLGEFVNFDDVIDKVDICMLLRVQHERHADSKEKTEFSKENYHKNYGLTEERYKKLKEGAIIMHPAPVNRDVEIADSLVESEKSCIFEQMKNGMFMRQAILEYIIEKNMM, encoded by the coding sequence ATGAAAAATTTGTTATCTATGGAAGATTTAACAAATGAAGAAATATTATCCTTAGTAAAAAGAGCTTTGGAATTAAAAAAAGGAGTAGAGAATAAAAAAAGAAATGATTTATTTGTGGCAAATTTATTTTTTGAAAATTCTACTCGTACAAAAAAAAGTTTTGAAGTAGCAGAAAAGAAATTAAATCTTAATGTGATTGATTTTGAAGTATCAACTTCTTCTGTTCAAAAAGGGGAAACTCTTTATGATACTTGTAAAACTCTAGAAATGATAGGAATTAATATGTTGGTTATAAGACATTCAGAAAATGAATACTATAAGCAACTTGAAAATTTAAAAATCCCTATAATAAATGGTGGAGATGGGAGTGGAGAACATCCTTCACAATGCCTTTTAGATATTATGACTATATATGAAACTTATGGTAAATTTGATGGTTTAAATATAATAATTGCTGGAGATATAAAAAATTCAAGAGTGGCAAGAAGTAACAAGAAAGCACTTACAAGATTAGGAGCAAAAGTTAGTTTTGTGGCACCTGAAATTTGGAAAGATGAAAGCCTAGGAGAATTTGTAAATTTTGATGATGTAATAGATAAAGTAGATATTTGTATGCTTTTAAGAGTTCAACATGAAAGACATGCAGATAGCAAAGAAAAAACAGAATTTTCAAAAGAAAACTATCATAAAAATTATGGTTTAACAGAAGAAAGATATAAAAAATTAAAAGAGGGAGCAATTATAATGCACCCAGCACCTGTAAACAGAGATGTTGAAATAGCAGATAGTTTAGTTGAAAGTGAAAAATCTTGTATATTTGAACAAATGAAAAATGGAATGTTTATGAGGCAAGCAATACTTGAATATATAATTGAAAAGAATATGATGTAA
- the pyrR gene encoding bifunctional pyr operon transcriptional regulator/uracil phosphoribosyltransferase PyrR, producing the protein MKILLDENGIQRSITRISYEIIERNKTVDDIVLVGIKSRGDILAERIKQKLMELENIDVPLETIDITYYRDDIDRKNFDLDIKDTEFKTNLTGKVVVIVDDVLYTGRTIRAGLDAILSKSRPAKIQLACLIDRGHRELPIRADFIGKNIPTSHSENIEVYLKELDGKEEVVIL; encoded by the coding sequence ATGAAAATATTATTAGATGAAAATGGCATACAAAGATCAATAACAAGAATATCTTATGAAATTATTGAAAGAAATAAAACAGTAGATGATATTGTTTTAGTTGGAATAAAAAGCAGAGGAGATATTCTAGCAGAAAGAATAAAACAAAAATTGATGGAGCTTGAAAATATTGATGTTCCATTGGAAACTATTGATATTACTTATTATCGTGATGATATTGATAGGAAAAATTTTGATTTAGATATAAAAGATACAGAATTTAAAACTAATTTAACAGGAAAAGTTGTTGTTATAGTTGACGATGTACTGTATACAGGAAGAACTATAAGAGCAGGGCTTGATGCAATTCTTAGCAAGTCAAGACCAGCTAAAATTCAACTAGCTTGTTTAATTGATAGAGGACACCGTGAATTACCAATAAGGGCAGATTTTATAGGGAAAAATATTCCAACATCTCATTCTGAAAATATAGAGGTATATTTGAAAGAATTAGATGGAAAGGAAGAAGTTGTAATATTGTAA